From the genome of Candidatus Electrothrix communis, one region includes:
- a CDS encoding efflux RND transporter periplasmic adaptor subunit produces MKYLFLLLLCAALLFLSVPLFQQYAPPPAAQLPLTTAALRDFQVTVRTVGTLHAVNSHSVASRIKGPGAKIIFLAQDGYPVNKGDILVRFDPARFEEAVTDCTARIDNLNAGVEAAEQLLSWEKIEVGHKNETARYSIRVAKLDLQRLVKGDGPMTQAQYKDEQDKAELELKRYKEYAADLKKLAQEGYENPAELNRIRDKISVAQEEFTSAKRRYTAYRKFILPSLTETATAKVENAKLSLQQMGKAGVHTIARAKAAVDQVQAKLQAARTALRQAKEELEKTTLYAPSNGLVIHHEAFRNGEMRTAQEGDTVIIHQPILSLPDLSSLIVKSKVREIDLHKIAVGQPALITVDAYPALSLPGELAFIGALAKKQQGRQSGEKYFQVHFSLKTTDERLRPGMSARVELQTAVLDQVLSLPIEALFQDNNGPFCFIRIETEVQRRRLQTGHSNEHFIEITAGLAAGEQVFMVRPDGSY; encoded by the coding sequence ATGAAATATCTCTTCCTGTTGCTGCTTTGCGCCGCCCTCCTCTTTCTGTCCGTGCCGCTGTTCCAGCAATATGCTCCGCCTCCTGCTGCGCAGCTCCCTCTGACCACGGCTGCTCTCCGGGATTTTCAGGTGACAGTGCGCACAGTCGGCACCCTCCATGCGGTCAACTCCCATTCAGTTGCTTCCCGAATTAAGGGGCCAGGGGCAAAAATTATCTTTCTTGCGCAGGACGGTTATCCGGTCAACAAAGGAGACATCCTGGTACGCTTTGATCCTGCTCGTTTTGAAGAAGCGGTTACAGACTGTACCGCCCGAATCGACAATCTGAATGCCGGGGTTGAAGCTGCTGAGCAGCTGCTGAGCTGGGAAAAAATAGAGGTGGGCCATAAAAACGAGACCGCCCGCTATAGCATCAGGGTCGCAAAGCTTGACCTGCAACGGCTTGTCAAGGGAGACGGCCCTATGACCCAGGCCCAATACAAAGATGAGCAGGATAAGGCAGAATTGGAATTGAAGCGGTATAAGGAGTATGCTGCTGATCTGAAGAAACTGGCTCAGGAGGGCTACGAAAACCCGGCTGAACTCAACCGCATTCGCGATAAAATATCTGTAGCTCAAGAAGAATTTACCAGCGCCAAACGCCGCTACACAGCGTATCGAAAATTCATCCTTCCCTCGCTCACGGAAACAGCCACTGCCAAGGTGGAAAATGCCAAACTGAGCCTGCAACAGATGGGCAAGGCCGGTGTCCATACAATTGCCAGGGCCAAGGCTGCTGTTGATCAGGTCCAGGCAAAGCTGCAAGCGGCCCGAACAGCCCTGCGTCAGGCAAAAGAGGAGCTAGAAAAAACCACCCTGTATGCCCCTTCCAACGGTCTGGTTATTCATCACGAGGCCTTCCGCAACGGTGAAATGCGGACCGCACAGGAGGGCGACACGGTCATTATTCATCAGCCCATTCTCTCGCTGCCAGATCTGAGCAGCCTAATCGTTAAAAGCAAGGTCCGAGAAATCGACCTGCACAAGATCGCTGTCGGCCAACCGGCGCTTATCACCGTGGATGCCTACCCAGCCCTCAGCTTACCGGGCGAACTGGCCTTTATCGGGGCCTTGGCCAAAAAACAGCAAGGCCGCCAATCCGGAGAAAAATATTTCCAAGTCCATTTCTCGCTCAAGACCACAGATGAACGACTCAGGCCGGGCATGTCGGCTCGGGTGGAACTGCAAACAGCTGTACTGGACCAGGTGCTCTCCCTGCCCATTGAGGCTCTTTTTCAGGACAATAACGGCCCCTTCTGCTTTATCCGAATAGAGACCGAGGTACAACGGCGGAGACTGCAAACCGGGCACAGCAATGAGCATTTCATCGAAATCACAGCAGGATTGGCCGCAGGAGAGCAGGTCTTCATGGTGCGTCCTGACGGCTCCTACTGA
- a CDS encoding BrnT family toxin → MKLNFEWDEKKAKSNRKKHGIGFNEAATVFLDPFSITIPDHDHSVEEQRYIDIGRSEKGHVLVVVYTDRGANIRIISCRKATYSERQYYEEF, encoded by the coding sequence ATGAAGCTGAACTTTGAGTGGGACGAAAAGAAAGCAAAATCGAATCGTAAGAAACATGGAATCGGTTTTAATGAAGCGGCAACCGTCTTTCTTGATCCCTTCTCAATCACGATACCCGATCATGACCATTCTGTGGAGGAGCAGCGATATATTGATATTGGCCGTTCCGAGAAAGGACATGTTCTTGTCGTTGTTTATACTGACCGGGGTGCGAATATCCGTATCATCAGCTGCCGCAAGGCAACATATTCAGAGAGACAGTATTATGAAGAATTCTGA
- a CDS encoding nucleotidyltransferase domain-containing protein, protein MAELPDKIKKTVYAYLTALKRNNIPIKEAVLFGSYATGKNHKWSDIDIALVSNLFVGNRMDDKDKIRDITLSVSCDLEVLPYRPEDFTFDDPFVKEILRTGIKLI, encoded by the coding sequence ATGGCTGAACTCCCAGATAAAATAAAAAAGACTGTCTACGCCTACCTGACTGCGCTGAAACGGAACAATATCCCGATAAAGGAAGCTGTGTTGTTCGGCAGCTATGCAACTGGAAAAAATCATAAATGGAGTGATATAGATATTGCTCTGGTTTCCAACCTGTTTGTCGGCAACAGAATGGATGATAAGGATAAAATCAGGGACATCACCTTATCGGTAAGCTGTGACTTGGAAGTCCTGCCGTATCGTCCCGAAGACTTTACCTTTGATGACCCCTTTGTGAAGGAGATATTAAGAACTGGCATCAAACTCATCTGA
- a CDS encoding HEPN domain-containing protein, protein MTKEEHIKYWLESARHDLETAESMFQSGKYDWCLFIGHLVLEKTLKALFVDRNDNNMPPKTHNLVRLAQLSQIELAREQRNLLDKVTDFNIQTRYPDYKLDFYKRCTKEYVDEYFCKIKELHVWLNSQIK, encoded by the coding sequence ATGACAAAAGAGGAGCACATCAAATACTGGCTGGAAAGTGCCCGGCATGATCTAGAAACTGCGGAAAGCATGTTTCAGTCCGGTAAATATGACTGGTGCCTGTTTATCGGTCATCTGGTTTTGGAAAAGACACTGAAAGCACTTTTTGTCGACCGAAACGATAATAATATGCCTCCGAAAACGCATAATCTTGTAAGATTAGCACAGCTCTCACAGATCGAATTAGCCCGCGAGCAGAGAAATCTCCTTGATAAAGTAACTGATTTTAACATCCAGACTCGCTATCCTGATTACAAGCTTGATTTTTACAAGCGATGTACCAAAGAATATGTAGATGAATATTTTTGCAAGATCAAGGAGCTGCACGTATGGCTGAACTCCCAGATAAAATAA
- a CDS encoding site-specific integrase, with translation MNCTMPSDPHFNLLYQKHIKHLKLNGLQPKTIDAYSRSIRRIGNYFECQIDNLTSDQLLDYFNELLDCRSWSAVKLDLYGLKFFYSRVLNRTWEDIP, from the coding sequence ATGAACTGCACGATGCCAAGCGATCCACACTTCAATCTGCTTTATCAAAAACATATCAAACATCTGAAACTTAACGGCTTACAACCAAAGACCATTGATGCCTATTCACGGTCGATCAGGCGAATCGGCAATTATTTCGAGTGTCAAATCGACAATCTCACATCCGACCAGCTCCTTGATTACTTTAACGAACTTTTGGATTGTCGCTCATGGAGCGCAGTCAAGCTCGACCTGTATGGGCTGAAGTTCTTTTATTCCAGGGTGCTGAACAGAACCTGGGAGGATATCCCCTGA
- a CDS encoding transposase has protein sequence MWHKKGAEYLFNHKALAKVFRAKMLTAIVEQGLKLPKDCPEKWVVDCKSVGNGDKAIIYLGKYLYRGVIQEKDILKCENGMVTFRYLHAKTGKYRSREVTGEEFLSLLMLHVLPKGFRRARCYGFLHPCSKKLIRFLQLVLRVNPFTLFSAEQPKKLLSSARTAGRK, from the coding sequence TTGTGGCATAAAAAGGGGGCTGAATACCTCTTTAACCACAAGGCCTTGGCAAAGGTTTTTCGGGCAAAGATGCTTACGGCCATAGTTGAGCAAGGCCTGAAACTGCCAAAGGATTGCCCGGAAAAGTGGGTTGTCGACTGCAAGAGCGTCGGCAACGGAGACAAGGCGATCATCTATCTCGGCAAATATCTCTACCGGGGCGTAATTCAGGAAAAGGATATCCTGAAGTGCGAAAACGGCATGGTTACCTTCAGGTATCTTCACGCCAAAACCGGCAAATACAGGTCCAGGGAGGTGACCGGAGAAGAATTCCTCTCTCTGCTCATGCTGCACGTCTTGCCCAAAGGGTTTCGCAGGGCACGCTGTTACGGTTTTCTGCATCCGTGCAGCAAAAAGCTCATCCGATTTCTCCAACTGGTGCTTAGGGTCAACCCGTTTACATTATTCAGTGCTGAGCAACCCAAAAAGCTGCTATCATCTGCCCGAACTGCGGGGCGGAAATGA